One window of the Streptomyces asoensis genome contains the following:
- a CDS encoding L-threonylcarbamoyladenylate synthase — protein sequence MARRYDTNDATDRVTGLREAASAVRRGELVVLPTDTVYGIGADAFSSEAVADLLQAKGRGRNMPTPVLIGSPNTLHGLVTDFSEMAWELVDAFWPGALTLVAKHQPSLQWDLGDTRGTVAVRMPLHPVAIELLTEVGPMAVSSANLTGHPAPENCDYAQEMLGDSVSVYLDGGPTPGNVPSSIVDVSREVPLLLREGAISADELRKVVPDLEVAN from the coding sequence ATGGCACGGCGATACGACACCAACGACGCGACCGACCGCGTGACCGGTCTGCGCGAGGCCGCGTCCGCCGTCCGCCGTGGCGAGCTCGTGGTCCTCCCGACCGACACGGTGTACGGCATCGGCGCCGACGCGTTCTCCTCGGAGGCCGTCGCCGACCTCCTCCAGGCCAAGGGCCGGGGCCGCAACATGCCCACCCCTGTCCTCATCGGCTCCCCGAACACGCTGCACGGGCTCGTCACGGACTTCTCCGAGATGGCCTGGGAACTGGTCGACGCGTTCTGGCCGGGCGCGCTGACGCTCGTCGCCAAGCACCAGCCGTCCCTCCAGTGGGACCTGGGCGACACCCGCGGCACGGTCGCCGTCCGTATGCCGCTGCACCCGGTCGCCATCGAGCTGCTGACGGAGGTCGGCCCGATGGCGGTGTCGTCGGCGAACCTCACCGGGCACCCGGCGCCGGAGAACTGCGACTACGCCCAGGAGATGCTCGGCGACTCCGTCTCCGTCTACCTCGACGGCGGCCCGACCCCCGGCAACGTCCCCTCCTCGATCGTCGACGTCAGCCGAGAGGTGCCGCTGCTGCTGCGTGAGGGCGCGATCTCCGCGGACGAGCTGCGGAAGGTCGTACCCGACCTCGAGGTGGCGAATTGA
- a CDS encoding protein-tyrosine-phosphatase: protein MTAPDAGRGIGNGERAAEQTTTFGFPRDSFRILHVSTGNVCRSPITERLTRHFVSQRLGVLGRGLIVESAGTWGHEGASMEANAETVLADFGADATGFTGRELLDEHVIMADLVLTATRDHRAQVISMGHSAGLRTFTLKEFTRLVNAIDPATLPPLDEGVVMRARALVRAAAALRGWLLAPTLEADEVYDPYGAPLPFFRSIGDEIHQALDPVVTALTGVPARM, encoded by the coding sequence TTGACAGCCCCTGACGCGGGGCGTGGCATAGGCAACGGGGAACGTGCCGCGGAACAGACGACGACGTTCGGGTTTCCGCGCGACAGCTTCCGCATCCTCCACGTCAGCACCGGCAACGTCTGCCGCTCGCCGATCACCGAGCGGCTGACCCGGCATTTCGTGTCGCAGCGGCTCGGGGTGCTGGGCCGCGGGCTGATCGTGGAGAGCGCGGGCACCTGGGGTCATGAGGGCGCGTCCATGGAGGCCAACGCGGAGACCGTGCTGGCCGACTTCGGCGCGGACGCCACCGGGTTCACCGGCCGCGAGCTCCTCGACGAGCACGTCATCATGGCCGACCTGGTCCTGACGGCGACCCGCGACCACCGCGCCCAGGTCATCTCCATGGGCCACTCGGCGGGCCTGCGCACCTTCACCCTCAAGGAGTTCACCCGCCTGGTGAATGCCATCGACCCGGCCACTCTCCCGCCGCTGGACGAAGGCGTGGTGATGCGCGCCCGGGCCCTGGTGCGCGCGGCGGCTGCGCTACGCGGGTGGCTCCTCGCCCCGACACTCGAGGCGGACGAGGTCTACGACCCGTACGGGGCGCCCCTGCCGTTCTTCCGCTCGATCGGTGACGAGATACACCAGGCCCTGGATCCGGTCGTCACCGCTCTCACCGGGGTTCCCGCGAGGATGTAG
- the glyA gene encoding serine hydroxymethyltransferase, which produces MSVTHVPETDVLRRQDPELAEILLGERERQASTLQLIAAENFTSPAVLAALGSSLANKYAEGYPGARYHGGCEIVDIAERIAVDRARTLFGAEHANVQAHSGSSAMLAAYAALLRPGDTVLALGLPDGGHLTHGSPANFSGRWFDFIPYGVDAETGLIDHEQVRTLARGHRPKAIVCGSTAYPRHIDYAFFREVADETGAYLIADAAHPIGLVAGGAAPSPVPYADLVCATTHKVLRGPRGGMLLCGGELAERVDRAVFPFTQGGAQMHTIAAKAVAFGEAATPAFSVYAHQVVANARVLAAALEAEGLTVTTGGTDTHLITADPAPLGVDGRTARGLLAAAGMVLDCCALPHVSGADVTAAHVRGLRLGTAALTTQGMGEEEMARVAALLAGVLRDEVESRKAREEVRELALAFPPYPG; this is translated from the coding sequence ATGTCGGTCACCCATGTCCCCGAGACCGATGTCCTGCGCCGGCAGGACCCCGAGCTGGCCGAGATCCTGCTCGGGGAACGGGAGCGGCAGGCGTCGACGCTCCAGCTGATCGCCGCCGAGAACTTCACCTCGCCCGCCGTGCTGGCCGCGCTCGGCTCGTCGCTCGCCAACAAGTACGCGGAGGGCTATCCGGGGGCCCGGTACCACGGCGGCTGCGAGATCGTCGACATCGCCGAGCGGATCGCCGTGGACCGCGCCAGGACGCTGTTCGGCGCCGAACACGCCAATGTGCAGGCCCACTCGGGCTCCTCCGCGATGCTGGCCGCCTACGCCGCGCTGCTCCGGCCCGGCGACACCGTCCTGGCGCTGGGGCTGCCCGACGGCGGGCATCTCACGCACGGCTCGCCGGCCAACTTCTCCGGCCGCTGGTTCGACTTCATCCCCTACGGGGTGGACGCGGAGACCGGGCTCATCGATCACGAGCAGGTCCGTACCCTGGCCCGGGGACACCGGCCCAAGGCCATCGTGTGCGGGTCCACCGCCTACCCGCGCCACATCGACTACGCCTTCTTCCGCGAGGTCGCCGACGAGACGGGCGCCTATCTGATCGCCGACGCCGCCCATCCCATCGGGCTCGTCGCCGGGGGAGCGGCGCCCAGTCCGGTGCCGTACGCCGACCTCGTCTGCGCGACCACGCACAAGGTGCTGCGCGGGCCGCGCGGCGGGATGCTCCTGTGCGGCGGCGAGCTCGCCGAGCGGGTGGACCGGGCGGTCTTCCCGTTCACCCAGGGCGGCGCGCAGATGCACACCATCGCCGCGAAGGCGGTCGCGTTCGGCGAGGCGGCCACCCCGGCGTTCTCCGTGTACGCCCATCAGGTGGTCGCCAATGCGAGGGTTCTCGCGGCGGCTCTGGAGGCGGAGGGGCTGACCGTCACGACCGGCGGGACGGACACCCACCTCATCACCGCCGACCCGGCACCGCTCGGCGTCGACGGGCGCACCGCGCGCGGGCTGCTCGCGGCCGCCGGGATGGTGCTGGACTGCTGCGCCCTCCCGCATGTCTCGGGCGCGGATGTCACCGCCGCCCACGTCCGTGGCCTGCGCCTGGGCACCGCGGCGCTGACCACACAGGGCATGGGGGAGGAGGAGATGGCGCGGGTCGCGGCACTGCTGGCGGGGGTGCTGCGGGACGAGGTCGAGAGCAGGAAGGCCCGCGAGGAGGTGCGCGAGCTGGCCCTGGCGTTCCCGCCGTATCCGGGCTGA